Proteins from a genomic interval of Chryseobacterium indologenes:
- a CDS encoding GNAT family N-acetyltransferase, producing MMQLKTFNRKELEDFISSGDFEQYDFLPITRHRAVSQINNPKASDDQTLLILAFDDEKLIGYVGCFPDYFIVDGKTVRYAWLSTLYANPAFRKKRPAKALLKRVFEEYEGRIVITEFTREAEALYNIAGAFDYVFPKEGKRYYFRTDAATIIPEKKPGTQKYKPFFKVLDAIANFFISAKNVLIKKPDFHYEILSSADQEIVDFINEFPSHRTAEEINVFIENPWVLEGDKDDRYLFSSYARTFRFFWVKIFDENNKLTTCFLLQLRDGYLKIPYLFTQTDQSRIIRFLNYFIVKNKVKALTSYHTELNEAIKGSKTFPTIHERSFKREYLFHQQLLRDLPKDFNPYYQDGDGDCMMT from the coding sequence ATGATGCAACTGAAAACATTCAACAGAAAAGAACTGGAAGACTTTATATCATCCGGTGATTTCGAGCAATATGATTTTCTTCCCATTACCAGACATCGTGCGGTATCCCAGATTAATAATCCAAAAGCATCAGACGACCAGACTTTACTCATTCTGGCTTTTGATGATGAGAAACTCATAGGATATGTAGGATGTTTTCCAGATTATTTTATCGTTGATGGTAAAACAGTCCGTTACGCCTGGCTCAGCACACTCTACGCCAACCCCGCATTCAGGAAAAAAAGACCGGCAAAGGCTCTTCTGAAAAGGGTTTTTGAAGAATATGAAGGACGGATTGTAATCACCGAGTTTACAAGAGAAGCAGAAGCATTGTATAATATTGCGGGAGCTTTTGACTATGTTTTTCCGAAAGAAGGAAAGCGGTATTACTTCAGAACAGACGCCGCAACTATAATTCCTGAGAAAAAGCCTGGGACCCAAAAATACAAACCTTTCTTTAAGGTTCTGGATGCTATTGCCAATTTTTTCATCTCCGCAAAGAACGTACTGATTAAAAAGCCTGACTTTCATTATGAAATTCTTAGTTCGGCCGATCAAGAAATCGTAGATTTTATCAATGAATTCCCCAGCCACCGTACCGCAGAAGAAATTAATGTTTTTATAGAAAACCCATGGGTATTGGAAGGAGATAAAGACGACAGATATCTCTTCTCAAGCTATGCCAGGACTTTTAGGTTTTTCTGGGTAAAAATTTTTGATGAAAATAATAAACTTACCACATGTTTTCTGCTTCAGCTCCGTGATGGATATCTAAAAATACCGTACCTGTTTACCCAAACAGATCAAAGCAGAATCATCCGTTTCTTAAACTATTTTATTGTGAAAAATAAAGTGAAAGCTCTGACAAGCTATCACACAGAACTCAACGAAGCGATAAAAGGTTCTAAAACATTTCCTACAATTCATGAACGCAGTTTTAAGAGGGAGTATCTCTTTCATCAACAATTGCTCAGGGATCTTCCGAAGGATTTTAATCCCTACTACCAGGACGGGGATGGAGACTGTATGATGACATAA
- a CDS encoding insulinase family protein, translating to MIDRKYKETVHTDTNQYEYITVTHDENKVRIYTLKNGLKVFLAQNSDAPRIQTFIPVRTGSNNDPADNTGLAHYLEHMMFKGTSKIGTQNWKKESELLDQISELYEQHKAEQNPEKKKEIYKKIDEVSQEASQYAIANEYDKAISSLGASGTNAHTWFDETVYKNNIPNNELEKWLKIEKERFSEIVLRLFHTELESVYEEFNRAQDNDTRLVNYELMAALFPTHPNGQQTTLGKPEHLKNPSMKAIHKYFNEYYVPNNYAMVLVGDLDFEETILLIDQYFGALPYKELPAKTPVIESPMTEIVERTVKSPTTPRVQLAWRTDSYGTREAMLADVVANILSNRGEAGLLDLHINQTQKMLWAQAFSVGLKQYGYFSIVAVPKETQSLEEAREMVLEEIELIKKGDFPDWMLPAIINDFKLQRMKGLETADGLATNLYDTYIKGRTWEQELNEMDEYARFTKDDVIAFANEFFKENYVVVNKEKGVNDKLVRVENPGITPVKINREAQSAFLSEIVTEKTEDIKPEFIDYQKEIATDTIKGKKISFVKNKYNDIAQVHFIFPFGSDHDRDLGISTQLLQYLGTDRLSPEELKKEFFKIGISNDFKTTNDQLLITLSGLEENIEKGIELLQSWMHNVQPDQEVYNQFVGTVLENRQAIKKDKNRIMTALTNYTKLGSYSRFTDVISKEELENSKAEVFTDRMKNLFSYPYQIFFYGKDFEGFKGYIGKYTENESLQIPEPKQYPEPDTGGNVYFINYDMVQMEMSKIGKGHLVNPSDFGKINVFNEYFGRGLSSIVFQEIRESKSLAYSAYVSYAANSELKHPDYITTYIGTQPDKLMIAVDTLNELMNELPEVTIQFENAKNAALKQIASTRVTRNNIFFNTLRLKKLNIDHDFRKDIYEQIQDLKFEDLKEFYQKDIQSVHFNTAIIGKKENLNMDAVNKMGTFTEVSLKDIFGH from the coding sequence ATGATAGACAGAAAATACAAAGAAACAGTTCATACAGATACTAATCAATACGAATATATTACAGTAACCCATGATGAAAATAAGGTAAGAATCTATACATTGAAAAATGGTCTCAAAGTTTTTCTTGCCCAAAATTCTGATGCTCCAAGGATACAAACCTTCATTCCTGTAAGAACGGGAAGTAATAATGACCCGGCAGATAACACCGGACTTGCTCATTATCTTGAGCATATGATGTTTAAGGGAACTTCTAAAATCGGGACTCAAAACTGGAAGAAAGAAAGTGAACTTCTGGATCAGATCTCCGAGCTATATGAGCAGCATAAGGCAGAGCAAAACCCTGAAAAAAAGAAAGAAATCTATAAAAAAATAGATGAAGTTTCCCAGGAAGCCAGCCAGTATGCCATTGCGAACGAATATGATAAAGCAATTTCATCTTTGGGGGCAAGCGGAACCAATGCCCATACATGGTTTGACGAAACGGTTTATAAAAACAATATTCCGAATAATGAGCTTGAAAAATGGTTAAAAATAGAAAAAGAAAGATTTTCTGAAATTGTACTCCGTCTTTTCCACACTGAACTGGAATCGGTATATGAAGAATTCAACAGGGCGCAGGATAATGACACAAGACTTGTGAATTATGAACTGATGGCCGCTCTTTTCCCGACTCACCCCAACGGGCAACAAACAACATTAGGGAAACCGGAGCACTTGAAAAACCCATCAATGAAGGCTATTCACAAGTATTTTAACGAATATTATGTTCCTAATAACTATGCAATGGTATTGGTAGGTGATCTTGATTTTGAAGAAACCATCTTATTAATAGATCAATATTTCGGGGCTTTACCCTATAAAGAACTTCCAGCTAAAACACCGGTCATTGAATCACCAATGACAGAGATTGTAGAAAGAACGGTAAAAAGCCCTACTACTCCACGTGTTCAACTGGCATGGAGGACTGACAGCTATGGTACGCGTGAAGCGATGCTTGCAGACGTTGTTGCCAATATTCTCAGCAACAGAGGTGAAGCCGGTTTATTGGATCTTCACATCAACCAGACACAAAAAATGCTTTGGGCACAGGCCTTTTCCGTCGGGCTAAAGCAATACGGGTATTTTTCTATTGTAGCTGTTCCAAAAGAAACACAAAGCCTGGAGGAAGCCAGAGAAATGGTTCTTGAAGAAATTGAACTGATCAAAAAAGGGGATTTTCCGGATTGGATGCTCCCTGCGATCATCAATGATTTTAAGCTTCAACGGATGAAAGGACTTGAAACGGCTGATGGCCTTGCTACTAATCTTTACGATACGTATATCAAAGGAAGAACCTGGGAACAGGAACTGAACGAAATGGATGAATATGCACGTTTTACCAAAGATGATGTCATTGCTTTTGCCAACGAATTTTTTAAGGAAAATTACGTCGTTGTCAATAAAGAGAAAGGCGTTAATGATAAACTTGTAAGGGTTGAAAATCCCGGTATTACTCCTGTGAAAATCAACCGTGAGGCCCAGTCAGCGTTTTTAAGTGAAATTGTAACGGAAAAAACTGAGGATATAAAACCTGAATTCATTGACTATCAAAAGGAGATTGCTACGGATACGATCAAGGGTAAAAAGATAAGCTTTGTTAAAAATAAATATAATGATATTGCCCAGGTGCATTTCATTTTCCCTTTCGGAAGCGATCATGACAGAGATTTAGGAATCTCAACCCAGCTGCTTCAATATCTGGGTACTGATCGTCTTTCGCCTGAAGAGTTGAAAAAAGAGTTTTTCAAGATCGGGATCAGCAATGATTTTAAAACGACCAACGACCAGCTTCTTATCACATTAAGCGGATTGGAAGAAAATATTGAAAAAGGTATTGAGCTCCTGCAAAGCTGGATGCATAATGTACAGCCTGATCAGGAGGTTTACAATCAATTTGTAGGAACCGTCCTGGAAAACAGACAAGCTATTAAAAAAGATAAAAACCGTATCATGACCGCCCTGACGAATTATACAAAGTTAGGAAGCTACTCCCGTTTTACGGATGTTATATCTAAAGAAGAACTTGAAAACAGTAAAGCTGAAGTATTTACCGACCGGATGAAAAACCTTTTCAGTTATCCTTATCAGATCTTTTTCTATGGAAAAGATTTTGAAGGATTTAAAGGATATATTGGTAAATACACTGAGAATGAAAGTCTTCAAATTCCGGAACCCAAACAATACCCTGAACCTGACACAGGAGGGAATGTTTATTTTATCAACTATGATATGGTTCAAATGGAAATGAGCAAAATAGGGAAAGGACATCTGGTGAATCCTTCAGACTTTGGAAAAATCAATGTTTTCAATGAATATTTCGGCAGAGGATTATCTTCCATTGTCTTCCAGGAGATCCGTGAGAGTAAGAGTCTTGCTTATTCTGCCTATGTTTCTTATGCTGCCAATTCAGAATTAAAGCATCCGGATTATATTACCACTTATATCGGCACCCAGCCGGACAAGCTGATGATTGCCGTAGATACTTTGAACGAACTAATGAATGAGCTTCCTGAAGTGACTATCCAGTTTGAAAATGCCAAAAATGCTGCCTTAAAGCAGATTGCCTCAACGAGGGTAACGCGAAACAATATATTTTTCAATACTTTAAGACTGAAGAAACTGAATATTGATCATGATTTCCGAAAAGATATCTACGAGCAGATTCAAGATCTGAAATTTGAGGATCTTAAAGAATTCTATCAGAAAGACATTCAGTCAGTACATTTTAATACCGCCATTATTGGTAAAAAAGAAAACCTGAATATGGACGCTGTGAATAAAATGGGAACATTCACAGAGGTAAGTTTAAAAGATATCTTCGGACACTAA